One segment of Fructilactobacillus hinvesii DNA contains the following:
- the nusG gene encoding transcription termination/antitermination protein NusG produces the protein MVESAEKQWYVLHTYSGYENKVKENLESRRDSMGMQDYIFDVVVPEMETHEVKNGQEKVVMDKTFPGYVLVQMVMTDRAWYVVRNTPGVTGFIGSHGQGSKPNPLLPEEVERVMASLGVKETVQPLDSEVGDTVTIVDGAFKGLSGKITSIDNEKGKLKVNIDMFGRETSTELDFNQVKPLTLE, from the coding sequence ATGGTAGAATCAGCAGAAAAGCAATGGTACGTTTTACACACGTATTCTGGTTACGAAAACAAGGTTAAAGAAAACCTAGAATCTAGACGAGACTCGATGGGGATGCAGGACTACATTTTTGATGTAGTGGTTCCGGAAATGGAAACCCACGAAGTTAAGAACGGTCAGGAAAAGGTTGTCATGGATAAGACTTTCCCTGGGTACGTATTAGTGCAGATGGTCATGACCGATAGGGCTTGGTACGTGGTTCGAAATACTCCAGGAGTAACTGGGTTCATCGGTTCTCACGGGCAGGGATCAAAGCCCAACCCATTGCTACCGGAAGAAGTAGAACGGGTGATGGCTAGTCTTGGTGTCAAGGAAACGGTCCAACCGTTGGATAGTGAAGTTGGAGACACGGTGACGATTGTGGACGGAGCCTTCAAAGGCTTGTCTGGGAAGATCACCAGCATCGATAACGAAAAAGGTAAGTTAAAGGTTAACATTGACATGTTTGGCAGAGAAACTAGTACCGAACTAGACTTTAACCAGGTAAAACCACTGACCTTAGAATAA
- the secE gene encoding preprotein translocase subunit SecE, which yields MKRFWNFLKSVIGELKLITWPNARQTRIDTTTVIGTTLFFTVFLGLIDWALEAILLKAG from the coding sequence ATGAAACGATTCTGGAACTTTTTAAAGAGCGTAATCGGGGAATTAAAGCTGATTACGTGGCCGAATGCACGCCAAACGCGGATTGATACCACGACTGTGATTGGAACAACGTTGTTCTTTACGGTCTTTCTTGGATTAATCGACTGGGCGTTAGAAGCAATTTTGTTAAAAGCAGGTTAA
- the rpmG gene encoding 50S ribosomal protein L33, protein MAKVKMALACSVCGARNYHVSVSKQSDRLTLRKYCKHCGKNTLHRATR, encoded by the coding sequence ATGGCCAAAGTAAAAATGGCTTTAGCGTGCTCTGTGTGTGGGGCGCGGAACTACCACGTATCCGTTTCTAAGCAGTCCGACCGCTTAACCCTTCGCAAATACTGTAAGCACTGTGGTAAAAACACCTTGCATCGAGCAACTCGCTAG
- a CDS encoding sigma-70 family RNA polymerase sigma factor, producing MKMGIKLNYQCDSATIVAAKQDEECFVRLFQQFAPVYLKLWRDYFLNDMELTDWSQEAALVFIKTLHRYDLSKRVPFGAFYKTNLRNHMFDLLRKKSAQKRIPEQLQASFSSNPEYYAETIQDPEAPDPLWCCELTERLQTVGASCSPLERRVLVATLRQQTVAQIAQQLQVEEQQVHNALVRCKRKYRQTTIDAASV from the coding sequence ATGAAAATGGGAATTAAGTTAAATTATCAGTGTGATAGTGCAACGATTGTAGCAGCAAAACAGGACGAAGAGTGTTTCGTACGGTTATTTCAGCAGTTTGCTCCGGTTTACTTGAAGCTGTGGCGCGACTATTTTTTAAACGACATGGAGTTAACCGATTGGAGTCAGGAGGCCGCACTGGTTTTCATTAAGACGCTCCATCGCTATGATCTCAGCAAACGGGTTCCCTTTGGGGCGTTTTATAAGACGAACCTCCGGAATCATATGTTTGATTTACTGCGCAAGAAAAGCGCCCAAAAGCGAATCCCAGAACAACTCCAAGCGTCGTTTAGTTCCAATCCCGAGTATTACGCAGAAACGATTCAGGATCCCGAAGCACCGGATCCATTATGGTGTTGTGAACTCACGGAACGACTCCAAACGGTCGGGGCATCCTGTTCTCCTCTCGAACGCCGGGTCTTAGTGGCCACCTTGCGCCAACAAACGGTAGCCCAAATTGCGCAACAACTCCAGGTGGAGGAACAGCAGGTGCACAATGCCCTGGTTCGCTGTAAACGGAAGTACCGTCAGACTACAATTGACGCTGCTTCAGTTTGA
- a CDS encoding NYN domain-containing protein — MKKELLIVDGYNVIGSWPHLNQLKLKDQLPEARDQLLWDLSEYQKYSGKKIIVVFDAMYVPGNARTVQVKNIDVVWTSKNETADSYIEALATREQSLFTQVEVATSDHAEQWTIFSAGALRISAPELLRSVKRAKVEIKQVTKTYHQQPLGNRLNFNEKEAQKLRDLYNRLNQDQ; from the coding sequence ATGAAAAAAGAACTGTTGATTGTGGACGGCTATAACGTGATTGGTAGCTGGCCTCACTTAAATCAACTAAAATTAAAGGATCAACTCCCAGAGGCACGAGATCAATTACTGTGGGACTTGTCGGAGTACCAAAAGTACAGCGGTAAAAAGATTATTGTGGTTTTTGATGCCATGTACGTTCCGGGAAATGCCCGGACTGTCCAGGTTAAAAACATCGATGTGGTCTGGACCAGTAAGAATGAAACTGCTGATTCTTACATTGAAGCGTTGGCAACGCGAGAACAGTCCTTGTTTACCCAGGTAGAGGTGGCTACGAGCGACCATGCCGAGCAGTGGACCATCTTTAGTGCGGGAGCCCTGCGGATTTCGGCCCCAGAGCTTTTGCGTTCGGTGAAGCGGGCCAAGGTGGAGATCAAGCAGGTCACTAAGACCTATCATCAGCAACCACTGGGTAACCGGTTGAATTTTAACGAAAAGGAAGCCCAAAAACTGCGGGATTTATATAATCGTTTGAATCAGGATCAGTGA
- the rlmB gene encoding 23S rRNA (guanosine(2251)-2'-O)-methyltransferase RlmB — protein sequence MPNKAETDFIIGRHPVVAALRNRDQEINKVFLQTGISKEDRTVQAILQLAKGRHLVITNVPKTKLDLMANRQNHQGVILAVAPFKYATIDDLFARAEERNEAPFFVMLDNVSDPHNLGSILRTADAAGVHGVIIPKHRSVGLTATVAKTSAGAMERVPVARVTNLVNTIRELKERGVWIFGTDMQGTDYRRWDAQGAVTLVIGSEGKGISPLVKQKMDELLTIPMIGDIQSLNASVAAGLLMYQGFNSRHPL from the coding sequence ATGCCAAATAAAGCAGAAACTGATTTTATCATCGGGCGTCATCCAGTGGTGGCGGCGCTCCGGAACCGGGACCAAGAAATTAATAAAGTATTTTTACAGACCGGAATTAGTAAAGAGGACCGGACGGTTCAAGCTATTTTGCAGCTGGCCAAGGGGCGTCATTTGGTAATTACGAATGTGCCAAAGACGAAGTTAGACCTCATGGCGAACCGGCAAAACCACCAAGGGGTTATTTTAGCAGTAGCCCCGTTTAAGTACGCAACCATCGATGACTTGTTTGCCCGGGCGGAGGAACGAAATGAAGCGCCATTCTTTGTGATGCTCGATAACGTGTCCGATCCCCACAACCTGGGTTCGATTTTGCGAACGGCGGATGCCGCAGGGGTGCACGGGGTGATTATTCCGAAGCACCGGTCCGTCGGATTAACCGCTACGGTGGCGAAAACTTCAGCCGGAGCCATGGAACGGGTGCCCGTGGCGCGGGTAACGAACCTCGTAAACACGATTCGGGAGTTAAAGGAACGCGGCGTCTGGATCTTTGGAACCGACATGCAGGGGACTGATTATCGTCGGTGGGATGCCCAAGGGGCAGTAACCCTTGTGATTGGAAGTGAAGGCAAGGGGATTTCGCCGTTGGTCAAGCAAAAGATGGATGAATTGCTTACGATTCCGATGATTGGAGACATCCAGAGTCTGAACGCCTCTGTTGCGGCCGGATTGTTGATGTACCAGGGCTTTAACTCCCGCCATCCCCTTTAA
- a CDS encoding Mini-ribonuclease 3, whose amino-acid sequence MDEATQQQDFRQLNGIALAYLGDAVYEVFIRRHLIDEGLTRPNQLQHKATRYVSAKAQAGLIKLMEADDLLTDEEWYFYKRGRNAKSYTHAKNTSVVTYRVSTGFEALFGYLSLSGQDERFQELAQWCIKQVQAGRVEYAK is encoded by the coding sequence ATGGATGAAGCAACGCAGCAACAGGACTTTCGACAGTTAAATGGGATTGCCTTGGCCTACCTTGGTGATGCCGTGTATGAAGTTTTTATTCGGCGCCATCTAATTGACGAGGGGTTAACCCGTCCCAACCAACTGCAACACAAGGCCACTCGCTACGTTTCCGCGAAGGCCCAGGCTGGGTTGATTAAGCTGATGGAAGCAGACGACTTGTTAACGGACGAAGAGTGGTATTTTTACAAGCGGGGACGCAACGCGAAGAGCTACACCCACGCTAAAAACACCAGCGTAGTTACTTACCGGGTCTCAACCGGCTTTGAAGCCCTCTTTGGGTATTTGTCGTTAAGTGGGCAGGACGAGCGGTTTCAGGAACTAGCCCAGTGGTGCATTAAACAGGTCCAAGCAGGAAGGGTAGAATATGCCAAATAA
- the cysS gene encoding cysteine--tRNA ligase — protein sequence MKLQVYNSRDNQLETFTPLEPGKVKMYVCGPTVYNYIHIGNARSVVAFDTIRRYLEYLGYDVTYISNFTDVDDKLITAAQEAGTTVPKLADRYIKAYYEDTTALNVKPATVNPRATENIAEIIAFVTDLIDKGYAYEADGDVYYRARKFPSYGELGHEDIDTLESGASEHISAAELAKKEDPIDFALWKAAKPGEISWDSPWGAGRPGWHIECSVMATKYLGDTIDIHGGGIDLEFPHHENERAQSEAKTGQLFVKYWLHNGFVTVGADDEKMSKSKGNFVTVHELLKKVDPQVVRLLMATTQYRRPIRFSQSGLDEAQANLKKLQTAYQNLNYRFKDAEPGSDFKLEQEVRQIQADFQDAMNDDFNVQNGISSVYELAKLGNIYSQNPVVFVDTLKVVSDRLAQLASIFGIKLASEELNDDQVEKLIAEREQARAGKDFTRSDEIRDELKAQGIILEDTPQGTRFRRE from the coding sequence ATGAAATTACAAGTTTACAATTCACGGGATAACCAGTTAGAAACCTTTACGCCGTTAGAACCTGGTAAGGTGAAGATGTACGTCTGTGGACCGACCGTCTATAACTACATTCACATTGGGAACGCCCGCAGTGTGGTGGCTTTTGATACGATTCGGCGTTATCTGGAATACCTAGGCTATGACGTTACTTACATTTCGAACTTTACGGATGTTGATGACAAACTGATTACGGCCGCGCAAGAAGCAGGGACGACGGTTCCAAAACTAGCTGATCGCTACATCAAAGCTTACTACGAAGATACCACCGCTTTAAACGTGAAACCGGCGACCGTCAACCCGCGGGCGACGGAAAACATTGCAGAGATCATTGCCTTTGTAACCGACCTGATTGACAAGGGATACGCTTACGAAGCCGATGGAGACGTGTACTACCGGGCTCGCAAGTTCCCTAGTTACGGGGAACTCGGTCACGAAGACATTGATACACTCGAAAGTGGCGCCAGTGAGCATATTTCAGCTGCTGAACTGGCTAAAAAGGAAGATCCGATTGACTTTGCCCTCTGGAAAGCGGCTAAACCCGGGGAAATCTCCTGGGATTCACCGTGGGGAGCTGGTCGGCCCGGCTGGCACATCGAATGCTCGGTGATGGCTACGAAGTATCTCGGCGATACGATTGACATTCACGGGGGTGGCATTGACCTTGAATTCCCCCACCATGAAAACGAACGGGCTCAGAGTGAGGCCAAGACGGGGCAACTGTTTGTGAAGTACTGGTTGCACAACGGCTTTGTGACGGTCGGGGCTGACGATGAAAAAATGAGTAAGTCAAAGGGCAACTTTGTCACCGTGCACGAGTTGCTGAAAAAGGTGGATCCGCAAGTCGTTCGGTTACTGATGGCCACCACCCAGTACCGGCGGCCGATTCGCTTTAGCCAGTCTGGTTTAGACGAAGCCCAAGCTAATCTAAAAAAGCTGCAAACGGCTTACCAAAACCTGAATTATCGCTTCAAGGACGCCGAACCCGGCAGTGACTTTAAGCTGGAACAAGAAGTGCGTCAGATCCAAGCCGACTTTCAGGACGCTATGAACGATGACTTTAACGTCCAAAACGGAATCTCGAGCGTTTACGAACTGGCTAAACTGGGAAACATTTACAGTCAGAATCCGGTGGTGTTTGTTGACACGCTCAAAGTGGTGAGTGACCGTCTTGCTCAATTAGCATCGATCTTTGGCATTAAATTAGCTTCAGAAGAACTAAACGACGACCAAGTGGAAAAGCTGATTGCCGAACGGGAACAGGCCCGAGCAGGCAAGGACTTTACCCGCAGTGACGAAATTAGAGATGAATTGAAAGCACAAGGAATCATCCTTGAAGATACGCCGCAGGGAACGCGGTTTAGAAGGGAATAA
- the gltX gene encoding glutamate--tRNA ligase, translating into MANNQIRVRYAPSPTGHLHIGNARTAIFNYLFARHYKGKFIIRIEDTDTKRNVQDGEISQLDNLKWLGLDWDEGPDVGGDYGPYRQSERKDIYDPLIQQLLDEGKAYYSYKTEEELEAEREEQRARGVMPHYEYEYAGMTAEERQAAMDAAEAKGLKPVIRFKVPKHKTYEWDDMVKGHVSFDSDTIGGDFVIVKRDGMPTYNFAVVADDHNMQISHIFRGDDHVANTPKQLMIYEAFGWEAPKFGHMSLIISADTGKKLSKRDETVLQFIEQYRNLGYLPDALFNFIVLLGWSPVGEDEIYSEKQFIKMYDEKRLSKSPATFDNKKLEWINNRYVKDGDEDVIVDLALQQLIKAGNLPENPDAKTIEWARKLIDVYRRQMSYMAQINEMATVFFTEPDQVTGDALAELQNDTAPVVLKEFAKKLQELPIFDKVAILRTIKEVQKETGIKGRKLWMPIRIAVTHEMEGPELPESIELIGRETALQHVHQTLEQIQAN; encoded by the coding sequence TTGGCAAACAATCAGATTCGCGTGCGGTATGCACCAAGTCCTACGGGACATTTGCACATCGGAAACGCTCGGACGGCAATTTTTAACTACCTCTTTGCCCGTCACTACAAGGGCAAGTTCATCATCCGGATTGAAGATACGGATACGAAACGGAACGTGCAGGACGGAGAAATCAGTCAGTTAGATAACCTAAAGTGGTTGGGACTTGACTGGGATGAAGGTCCAGACGTTGGTGGCGATTACGGTCCGTACCGGCAATCAGAACGAAAAGACATTTACGATCCGCTGATTCAACAACTGCTCGACGAAGGCAAGGCCTACTACTCCTACAAAACGGAGGAAGAACTCGAAGCAGAACGAGAAGAACAACGGGCCCGGGGCGTGATGCCCCACTATGAATACGAATACGCGGGCATGACGGCTGAAGAACGCCAAGCAGCAATGGATGCTGCCGAAGCGAAGGGCTTAAAGCCGGTGATTCGGTTTAAGGTGCCCAAGCACAAGACCTACGAATGGGACGACATGGTGAAAGGGCACGTTTCCTTTGACTCCGATACCATTGGGGGCGACTTCGTCATCGTCAAACGAGACGGCATGCCCACCTATAACTTTGCCGTGGTGGCCGATGATCACAACATGCAGATTAGCCACATTTTCCGGGGTGATGACCACGTGGCCAACACGCCCAAACAACTGATGATTTACGAAGCCTTTGGTTGGGAAGCACCGAAGTTTGGTCACATGAGCCTGATCATTAGTGCCGATACGGGAAAGAAATTGAGTAAGCGGGACGAAACCGTGCTCCAATTCATCGAACAGTACCGGAACCTGGGCTACCTGCCTGACGCCTTATTTAACTTTATCGTGCTGTTAGGTTGGTCTCCGGTTGGTGAAGACGAAATTTACTCCGAAAAGCAATTCATCAAAATGTATGATGAAAAGCGGTTGAGTAAGTCACCAGCTACCTTTGATAACAAGAAGCTGGAATGGATTAATAACCGGTACGTCAAGGATGGCGACGAAGACGTAATCGTTGACCTGGCTTTACAACAATTGATTAAAGCTGGTAACCTACCGGAAAATCCGGATGCTAAGACGATTGAATGGGCGCGCAAGTTGATTGACGTTTACCGGCGGCAAATGAGCTACATGGCGCAAATTAACGAAATGGCGACGGTCTTCTTCACCGAACCAGATCAAGTTACCGGAGATGCGTTAGCTGAACTGCAAAACGACACTGCTCCGGTCGTTTTAAAAGAATTTGCCAAGAAACTGCAGGAACTGCCAATCTTTGACAAGGTAGCCATCTTACGGACCATCAAAGAGGTCCAAAAGGAAACCGGGATTAAGGGTCGCAAACTCTGGATGCCAATCCGAATTGCCGTAACCCACGAAATGGAAGGTCCGGAACTGCCTGAATCCATCGAACTGATTGGACGCGAGACAGCCTTGCAACACGTGCACCAAACGCTGGAACAAATCCAGGCAAACTAA
- the radA gene encoding DNA repair protein RadA codes for MSKTKTQFVCSNCGYISPTYLGRCPNCGEWNTFTEETVTKDSSASSPATRVSLAGKRVEPQLINEVDAHDAPRYQIQSAELNRVLGGGIVPGSLVLIGGDPGIGKSTLLLQVSGQLATMGKRVLYVTGEESADQVKMRADRLQIAANDRLYVFPETDMTAVRNAIADLKPDVVIVDSVQTMQEGDVDSAIGSVSQVRGVTTDLMNIAKTNNITVFIVGHVTKGGAIAGPKTLEHMVDTVLYFEGDKHHSYRLLRAVKNRFGSTNELGIFEMADGGLQEVQNPSEIFLEERLKNATGSAIVVAMEGTRPILVELQALITPSVFGNAQRTATGVDRNRVSLIMAVLEKRAGLMLQNQDAYVKAAGGVKLNEPAIDLAMAVSIASSYENVSTDPRECYVGELGLTGEVRRVDRIEQRIREAAKLGFSRIVVPKHSLEGFDVPDGIEVVGVTTLKEALKLALPK; via the coding sequence ATGAGTAAAACCAAAACGCAGTTTGTTTGTTCCAACTGTGGGTACATTTCACCGACCTACCTTGGCCGGTGTCCTAACTGTGGTGAATGGAACACGTTTACAGAAGAAACGGTCACAAAGGATAGCAGTGCGAGTTCGCCGGCCACCCGGGTTTCCTTAGCGGGGAAGCGGGTGGAACCCCAGCTGATTAACGAAGTGGATGCTCATGATGCTCCCCGCTACCAGATTCAGTCGGCGGAATTAAACCGGGTGCTCGGGGGCGGCATTGTGCCGGGTTCTTTGGTGCTAATTGGTGGTGATCCTGGAATTGGGAAGTCAACTTTACTGCTTCAGGTTTCCGGGCAACTAGCCACCATGGGTAAGCGGGTTCTGTACGTGACCGGAGAAGAAAGTGCTGATCAAGTTAAGATGCGGGCTGACCGCCTCCAGATTGCAGCCAACGACCGGCTCTACGTCTTTCCAGAAACCGATATGACGGCGGTTCGAAACGCGATTGCTGATTTAAAGCCGGACGTCGTAATTGTTGACTCGGTCCAGACGATGCAGGAGGGCGACGTGGATTCTGCGATTGGCTCCGTTTCACAGGTCCGCGGCGTCACCACCGACCTCATGAACATTGCCAAAACCAATAACATTACGGTCTTCATCGTCGGGCACGTGACCAAGGGCGGAGCAATCGCTGGTCCCAAGACTTTAGAGCACATGGTGGACACGGTGTTGTACTTTGAAGGAGATAAGCACCACTCCTACCGCTTGCTCCGGGCGGTCAAAAATCGGTTTGGCTCGACCAACGAACTCGGCATCTTTGAGATGGCGGACGGGGGCCTGCAAGAGGTGCAAAATCCGTCGGAGATTTTCCTAGAGGAACGACTGAAGAATGCGACCGGATCAGCGATTGTGGTGGCAATGGAAGGAACCCGACCGATTCTGGTTGAACTGCAGGCGTTGATTACGCCCTCGGTCTTTGGGAACGCACAGCGGACCGCCACTGGAGTTGATCGAAACCGGGTTTCGTTAATCATGGCCGTCTTAGAAAAACGGGCCGGTCTGATGTTGCAAAACCAGGATGCTTACGTAAAAGCGGCTGGTGGGGTAAAGTTGAACGAACCTGCCATTGACCTGGCGATGGCCGTCAGCATTGCCTCCAGTTATGAAAACGTCAGTACCGATCCACGGGAATGTTACGTCGGCGAACTCGGGTTGACCGGGGAAGTCCGCCGGGTCGACCGGATTGAGCAACGAATCCGCGAAGCTGCCAAGCTTGGTTTCTCCCGGATTGTGGTCCCTAAACACAGTTTGGAAGGTTTCGATGTTCCAGACGGGATTGAAGTGGTGGGTGTTACGACCCTTAAAGAAGCCTTAAAGCTCGCTCTGCCGAAGTAA
- a CDS encoding dUTP diphosphatase, with protein MKRGFEVTSQAANLGIQVPQRATKQAAGYDLASSTDMVLPSIWKQGLLRAFKILRQGRQLSATEADEASQDLKPYLVPTGIKAYMQPNEVLILANRSSNPLKRGLILPNGIGVIDADYYNNEKNEGEIFVQLVNWGIRDRKIHKGDRIAQGIFMPYLLADADETPHATRTGGFGSSGD; from the coding sequence ATGAAACGCGGATTTGAAGTTACATCACAAGCAGCTAATTTGGGGATCCAAGTACCCCAGCGCGCGACAAAACAAGCAGCTGGGTATGACCTGGCCAGTTCGACGGACATGGTGTTGCCATCAATCTGGAAACAGGGATTGCTCCGGGCGTTTAAAATCTTACGACAGGGGCGGCAGTTAAGCGCGACAGAAGCAGATGAAGCCAGTCAGGACTTAAAGCCCTACTTGGTTCCGACCGGGATTAAGGCTTACATGCAACCGAACGAGGTGTTAATTTTGGCCAACCGGTCCAGCAATCCGCTGAAACGGGGCCTGATTTTACCGAACGGCATTGGAGTGATTGATGCCGACTACTATAATAATGAAAAAAACGAAGGGGAAATTTTCGTTCAGCTGGTTAACTGGGGAATTCGTGACCGTAAGATTCACAAGGGCGACCGGATTGCCCAGGGGATCTTTATGCCGTACCTACTGGCTGATGCAGACGAAACGCCCCACGCAACGAGAACCGGAGGCTTTGGTTCTTCTGGTGATTAG
- the rpiA gene encoding ribose-5-phosphate isomerase RpiA, translating into MDSEAIKQQKAQVGQEAVKYIEDGMVVGIGSGSTMWYMVEALGKRVQEGLNIVGVPTSRATRKHANELGIPLKTVDEVDRIDLTIDGADQIDQNYQGIKGGGASHLMEKIVATNSTKNMWIVDESKMVTAFNYPVPVEVIPYGSTQLERRLDRLDRLDLQPKLRKNAAGEFVTTDSNNYIIDLYLDPLDEPKELAHILDPLVGVVEHGLFLDMVNTIIVQHADGPEVINVR; encoded by the coding sequence ATGGATAGCGAAGCAATTAAACAACAAAAGGCGCAGGTGGGCCAAGAAGCCGTTAAATACATTGAAGATGGAATGGTCGTCGGCATCGGGAGCGGATCCACGATGTGGTACATGGTCGAAGCCCTCGGCAAGCGGGTCCAAGAAGGCCTAAACATCGTTGGGGTTCCAACTTCTCGGGCTACTCGCAAGCATGCCAACGAACTAGGCATTCCACTCAAAACCGTCGATGAGGTCGATCGGATTGACCTCACCATTGATGGTGCCGATCAGATTGACCAAAATTACCAAGGAATTAAAGGCGGAGGCGCCTCCCATTTGATGGAAAAGATTGTCGCCACGAACTCCACGAAAAACATGTGGATCGTGGACGAAAGTAAGATGGTGACGGCCTTTAACTATCCCGTTCCGGTCGAAGTGATTCCCTACGGAAGTACCCAACTCGAACGACGCTTAGACCGCTTAGACCGCTTAGACTTACAACCGAAGTTGCGGAAAAACGCAGCTGGTGAATTTGTCACGACCGATTCTAACAACTACATCATTGATCTCTACCTTGATCCATTAGACGAACCCAAAGAACTGGCCCATATCCTCGATCCCCTCGTTGGCGTTGTCGAACATGGCCTCTTCTTAGACATGGTAAACACGATTATTGTCCAGCACGCTGATGGTCCTGAGGTTATTAACGTGCGTTAA
- a CDS encoding C1 family peptidase has product MPKEISPENIERYQNNLKDQPDADVIRRAVTHNGILASAADYEANNQLDPVFSVDVSSQPVSDQKRSGRCWLFAALNTMRSKVEGNFNVPKEFELSQVYLFFWDKFEKSNYFLTNILKTADQPLTDRKVNFLLQTPQQDGGQWDMIAALIAKYGVVPKSAMAETASSNNSSELNSALNTQLRHDAIILRKLVKDGQSGEIINAKKDDMLNEIYRMLVYAFGKPTTEFTFEYRDSDNQYHIDQNITPQEFFKKYVNVNLDDYVSIINSPTDDKPFNQTYTVEMLGNVVGGQPIKHYNLPIDRLKELTIKQLQAGETVWFGSDVGQASDRKNGLMDTNLYHVDQLMDTDMSMSKAERLDYGESVMDHAMVITGVDIVDGQPTKWKVENSWGDKVGTKGYFVMSDDWFSEFVYQVVINKKYLTDQERQEQAQAPTVLAPWDPMGTLA; this is encoded by the coding sequence ATGCCAAAGGAAATTTCACCAGAAAACATTGAACGTTATCAAAACAACCTAAAGGATCAACCAGATGCCGACGTCATTCGGCGCGCCGTGACCCACAACGGCATTTTAGCTTCCGCCGCTGACTACGAAGCTAACAATCAGTTAGATCCAGTCTTCTCTGTCGACGTTTCGAGCCAACCTGTTTCTGACCAAAAACGGAGCGGGCGGTGCTGGCTCTTTGCCGCTTTAAACACGATGCGGTCCAAAGTTGAAGGCAACTTCAACGTCCCGAAGGAATTCGAACTTTCTCAAGTTTACCTCTTCTTCTGGGATAAGTTTGAAAAGTCGAACTACTTCTTAACCAACATCTTAAAGACGGCCGACCAACCATTGACCGATCGGAAGGTGAACTTCCTCTTACAAACCCCACAACAAGACGGGGGCCAATGGGACATGATTGCAGCATTGATCGCCAAGTACGGCGTGGTGCCAAAGTCGGCCATGGCTGAAACCGCCAGTAGCAACAACTCGAGCGAGTTAAACAGCGCCTTGAACACCCAGTTACGCCACGATGCCATCATCTTACGGAAACTGGTCAAAGATGGGCAAAGCGGAGAAATCATTAACGCCAAAAAAGACGACATGTTAAACGAAATCTACCGGATGTTAGTGTACGCCTTTGGCAAACCAACGACGGAATTCACCTTTGAATACCGGGATAGTGATAATCAATACCACATTGATCAAAATATCACGCCCCAAGAGTTCTTTAAAAAGTACGTAAACGTTAACTTGGATGACTACGTATCCATCATCAACTCCCCGACGGACGACAAGCCATTTAACCAAACTTACACGGTTGAAATGTTAGGAAACGTCGTGGGTGGGCAACCAATCAAGCACTACAACTTGCCAATTGACCGTCTAAAGGAATTGACCATCAAGCAACTGCAAGCCGGTGAAACGGTTTGGTTCGGTAGTGACGTTGGTCAAGCCAGCGACCGCAAGAACGGTTTGATGGACACCAACCTTTACCACGTTGACCAACTGATGGACACCGACATGAGCATGAGCAAGGCCGAACGCCTCGACTACGGTGAAAGTGTGATGGACCATGCCATGGTCATCACTGGAGTGGACATTGTGGACGGCCAGCCAACGAAATGGAAAGTCGAAAACAGTTGGGGTGACAAGGTCGGAACCAAGGGTTACTTCGTTATGAGTGACGACTGGTTCAGCGAATTTGTTTACCAGGTTGTCATCAACAAGAAGTACCTGACTGACCAAGAACGACAAGAACAAGCCCAAGCACCAACGGTTCTCGCACCATGGGACCCAATGGGTACGTTAGCTTAA